From a region of the Chitinophaga caseinilytica genome:
- a CDS encoding RagB/SusD family nutrient uptake outer membrane protein: MKSMFRYSLIAVWMMAASCLGDLDVKPTNIKDQTVAFNSVDDVNAGVLGAYASLNGQSIKISSLIADENMMPLENTTNAGATVFRWQHNESTPDVLPVWQSNYQAIDRANRILAVIDGVPAEAHEVEQRNQMKGELLALRAYCHLELLRNYAVSYDGNDDGVPVMTTSQVSQPGRSKVSAVFAQIRKDLADAKLLIPANWASSTRITRLAVFAIEARTALYQQDWTAAIAAADEVIGAVPLATEQQFPGIWTDLATHEVIWKLKREPSDERFGAFYRSSAGMVLYAPSFKLLAAFDAAHDVRFSSWIADLDAAPASTRWTVTKYTGNSANLNLTDIKLFRVSEMYLIRAEAQARKTGANIAAANTDLETLRTSRIDNYVHSSYGTAAQVLAAVEAERFRELAFEGHRYYDLRRWKKDIVRLPQDIVSVGGNVLTLPVTKKQYFMPIPFEEMQANRNIGQHPLYQ, from the coding sequence ATGAAATCAATGTTTAGATATAGTTTGATAGCGGTGTGGATGATGGCGGCTTCCTGCCTGGGAGACCTCGACGTCAAGCCCACCAACATCAAAGACCAGACGGTAGCATTCAATTCGGTAGACGATGTGAATGCCGGCGTATTGGGAGCGTATGCTTCGCTCAATGGTCAATCCATCAAGATCAGCTCGCTTATCGCGGATGAAAATATGATGCCGCTGGAAAACACCACGAATGCTGGCGCAACGGTGTTCAGGTGGCAGCACAACGAATCTACGCCCGACGTGTTGCCCGTTTGGCAAAGCAACTACCAGGCCATCGACCGGGCGAACCGGATCCTTGCCGTGATCGACGGCGTGCCTGCCGAAGCGCATGAAGTGGAGCAGAGAAACCAGATGAAAGGGGAGCTGCTGGCATTGCGGGCATATTGCCACCTGGAACTGCTGCGCAATTACGCGGTGTCTTACGATGGGAACGACGATGGAGTTCCCGTGATGACGACCTCCCAGGTTTCGCAACCCGGCCGGAGCAAGGTGAGCGCGGTTTTCGCGCAGATCCGCAAAGACCTGGCCGACGCGAAGCTGCTCATTCCCGCCAATTGGGCCAGTTCAACGCGCATTACCCGGCTGGCCGTGTTCGCCATCGAAGCGCGTACCGCGCTGTACCAGCAGGATTGGACGGCGGCCATCGCCGCTGCGGATGAAGTGATCGGCGCGGTGCCATTGGCAACGGAGCAACAATTCCCCGGCATCTGGACCGACCTGGCCACGCATGAAGTGATCTGGAAACTGAAAAGGGAACCTTCCGACGAGCGTTTCGGCGCATTCTACCGTTCGAGCGCGGGCATGGTGCTCTATGCGCCGTCATTCAAACTGCTGGCGGCTTTCGATGCCGCGCACGATGTCCGCTTCAGCAGCTGGATCGCCGATCTCGATGCCGCGCCCGCCAGCACCCGCTGGACGGTCACGAAATACACCGGCAATTCCGCCAACCTGAACCTGACCGACATCAAGCTGTTCCGTGTTTCGGAAATGTATCTCATCCGGGCGGAAGCGCAGGCGCGCAAAACCGGCGCCAACATCGCCGCGGCCAATACCGACCTGGAAACCCTGCGCACCAGCAGAATCGATAATTATGTGCATTCCAGCTACGGCACCGCCGCGCAAGTGCTGGCCGCCGTTGAAGCCGAACGCTTCCGCGAACTGGCTTTCGAAGGGCATCGTTATTATGACCTCCGCCGCTGGAAGAAAGATATTGTTCGGCTGCCGCAGGATATCGTGAGCGTCGGCGGGAATGTGCTGACGTTGCCGGTTACGAAAAAGCAGTATTTCATGCCCATCCCGTTCGAGGAGATGCAGGCAAACCGGAATATCGGCCAGCATCCCCTGTATCAATAG
- a CDS encoding SusC/RagA family TonB-linked outer membrane protein, which translates to MNKTLPLWLLTAISIPGVAQTTGSRPDSVIPSKRLLDEVVISGYNTATRKQYTGAATIVAGDKFRMAPTASFDQMLQGRVPGLYVATGSGQPGASARMVIRGTGTNNDIHNFYASAPLFIVDGIAVESGVFMGLNPADFESVSILKDANATALYGSRGANGVVIVTTRRGQQGDVRFSFNTRHGISQVSRRHFDMMNTKERLQFEEEVGKENGRTIGAGWIFSRNNPANANLPADVKARYQGILDSLGSIQTDWMDYLMRDAAPFHEYELSASGGSDKVRFYSSASYLSQQGIAYRSGLDRYTFRTNVDATGKKLRLSVNTAIGYTGSDLIEDEATQAVGNPFASIYYALPYEQPYINGVLVHSGNKASFGGVYDTREGSDAIERMQTTTNRLNQLKGLLSSSLRYQVNDWLYATFNMGMDFRENNEIRSAAPGSVAGKSAPGGQGYHEEKVNRFFQFTSSAGVTYDKLLAERHRLVVAGFYEFNRLKYQSLQAKGFGLTPGLGGTLSGTTPGSAVNGFIPQVGGERTGMALASWVGLVRYLLDERFSLNFSYRYDGSSTLPKKNRWQPFYSIGAGYDLPWLENVAWINTLRVRASYGTSAAPPNQYFAYAAGYGATRYDGQPAIAPVAIGNPDYEWEKTHMTNLGLDLAFFDHRLRLVADWYNRETKGFFLNEQLSMTSGFDSRNINAGNVRNRGVELDLNGDIIRKKDLTWSAGVNFTYNRNLVTSLGNANQYQVSTFLIKEGLPVNSHYIVKYAGVDPQTGEALYYDRNGNINSNYSFNASVAEFGANDPTIYGGFNTSVRWKNWSADVLFSYVTDISRYNAMDWYTLNNNSNVYSNQSRRWLDRWRKAGEAAEEASFGSVRTFSSRHIQDASFLRLRTAQISYNLPESLLARTQVIKGVTVYLQGQNLLTFTKWNGFDPEDYNANAFFEYPAPRTMVAGVRVQF; encoded by the coding sequence ATGAACAAAACGCTGCCGCTATGGTTATTAACCGCCATCAGCATTCCGGGCGTTGCACAGACAACAGGTAGTAGACCAGATTCTGTTATCCCTTCGAAACGGCTTCTGGACGAAGTCGTTATTTCGGGTTATAACACCGCCACCCGCAAGCAATACACGGGAGCGGCCACCATCGTAGCGGGAGACAAATTCCGTATGGCGCCCACCGCATCTTTCGACCAGATGCTGCAGGGCCGTGTGCCCGGCCTTTACGTGGCTACGGGAAGCGGTCAGCCCGGCGCTTCCGCGCGCATGGTGATCAGGGGCACCGGCACCAATAACGACATCCACAACTTCTACGCCTCCGCTCCGCTCTTCATCGTAGACGGAATTGCGGTGGAAAGCGGTGTTTTCATGGGTTTGAACCCCGCAGACTTCGAATCCGTCAGTATACTCAAAGATGCCAACGCAACGGCGCTCTACGGTTCCCGAGGCGCCAACGGCGTGGTGATCGTCACCACCCGGCGGGGGCAGCAGGGAGATGTCCGCTTTTCCTTCAACACCCGCCACGGTATTTCCCAGGTTTCCCGCCGCCATTTCGATATGATGAATACGAAAGAAAGGTTGCAGTTTGAGGAAGAAGTGGGTAAAGAGAACGGCCGCACCATCGGCGCCGGTTGGATATTTTCCAGGAACAATCCCGCCAACGCCAATCTTCCCGCCGATGTGAAAGCCCGCTACCAGGGCATTCTCGATAGCCTCGGCAGCATCCAGACCGATTGGATGGATTACCTCATGCGCGACGCAGCGCCTTTCCACGAATACGAACTTTCCGCCAGCGGCGGTTCCGATAAAGTGCGGTTCTACTCCTCCGCCAGCTATCTGTCCCAACAAGGCATCGCCTACCGCTCCGGCCTCGACCGGTATACCTTCCGCACCAACGTAGACGCTACCGGCAAAAAGCTGCGCCTCTCCGTGAATACGGCCATCGGGTACACCGGCAGCGATCTGATCGAAGATGAAGCCACGCAAGCCGTCGGCAATCCCTTCGCCTCCATTTACTACGCATTGCCGTACGAACAGCCTTACATTAACGGCGTGCTCGTGCATAGCGGGAATAAAGCCAGTTTCGGCGGCGTGTACGACACCCGTGAAGGTTCCGACGCCATCGAGCGGATGCAGACCACCACCAACCGCCTGAACCAACTGAAAGGGCTCCTCAGCTCATCGCTGCGATACCAGGTGAACGACTGGCTGTACGCTACTTTCAACATGGGGATGGATTTCCGCGAAAACAATGAAATCCGCAGTGCGGCACCTGGCTCCGTGGCCGGTAAGTCGGCACCCGGTGGACAGGGGTATCATGAAGAAAAAGTCAACCGCTTCTTCCAGTTCACTTCTTCCGCGGGCGTTACGTACGACAAGCTGCTGGCCGAACGCCACCGGCTCGTGGTGGCAGGGTTTTATGAATTCAACCGGTTGAAGTATCAGAGTTTGCAGGCGAAAGGTTTCGGCTTGACGCCGGGCCTCGGCGGCACGCTTTCCGGTACCACGCCGGGTTCTGCCGTGAACGGGTTTATCCCGCAGGTGGGCGGGGAACGGACGGGAATGGCGCTGGCATCGTGGGTAGGGCTCGTGCGCTACCTGCTCGACGAGCGCTTCAGCCTCAACTTCAGTTACCGGTACGACGGCTCGTCGACCCTTCCGAAGAAGAACCGCTGGCAGCCGTTTTATTCCATCGGCGCGGGGTACGATCTTCCCTGGCTGGAAAACGTAGCGTGGATCAATACCTTGCGCGTTCGTGCCAGCTACGGTACGTCTGCCGCGCCGCCGAACCAGTATTTCGCCTACGCAGCGGGGTACGGGGCTACGCGGTACGACGGTCAGCCGGCCATCGCGCCGGTCGCCATCGGCAATCCCGATTACGAATGGGAGAAAACGCACATGACCAACCTCGGCCTCGATCTCGCATTCTTCGACCATCGCCTGCGCCTCGTGGCAGATTGGTATAACCGCGAAACGAAAGGGTTTTTCCTGAACGAACAACTGTCGATGACGAGCGGTTTCGATTCCCGGAACATCAATGCCGGCAATGTGCGCAACCGCGGCGTGGAGCTGGATCTGAACGGAGACATCATCCGGAAGAAAGACCTGACCTGGTCGGCCGGTGTTAACTTCACGTATAACCGCAACCTGGTGACGAGCCTCGGCAACGCCAACCAATACCAGGTGAGCACGTTCCTCATCAAGGAAGGATTACCCGTCAATTCCCACTACATCGTAAAATACGCGGGCGTTGATCCCCAAACGGGCGAAGCCCTGTATTACGACCGCAACGGCAATATCAATTCGAACTATAGTTTCAACGCCAGCGTGGCCGAATTCGGTGCTAACGATCCTACCATATACGGTGGCTTCAACACCAGCGTTCGCTGGAAAAACTGGTCGGCCGATGTGCTGTTCTCGTACGTGACGGACATTTCCCGGTACAACGCGATGGACTGGTATACGCTGAACAACAATTCCAATGTGTACAGCAACCAGTCGCGCCGCTGGCTCGACCGCTGGCGCAAGGCCGGCGAAGCGGCGGAAGAAGCATCCTTCGGCAGCGTGCGGACGTTCTCGTCCCGCCACATCCAGGACGCATCGTTCCTGCGCCTGCGCACCGCACAGATCAGTTACAACCTGCCGGAAAGCCTGCTGGCGCGTACGCAGGTGATCAAGGGCGTGACGGTGTACCTGCAGGGCCAGAACCTGCTGACGTTCACCAAATGGAACGGATTCGATCCGGAAGATTATAATGCCAACGCGTTTTTTGAATATCCTGCACCGCGCACGATGGTGGCGGGCGTTCGTGTCCAGTTCTAA
- a CDS encoding TlpA disulfide reductase family protein yields the protein MYLEEVMENSTKIVDTAAVKDASGKITLEGMVPEQGLYAIRFESGKYIFLALDAGDMSITGDYNELEKIQVKGSDATTEIQQLLKYYSEKSQTLSKEMQAFDSMRIAKTPDSVLNARRAAMDQETKNFREHFLAAARASKNPVPAVFAMELAGFEDAADRVAHKKDFQDIAKRFPENGFVKNTLAGLETLEKGGAKEAAEGPAAMVGQVAPDFVLPDPAGKQIKLSSFKGKFVLVDFWASWCGPCRQENPNVVAAFNQYKDKNFTILGVSLDKEKGAWMKAISDDQLAWTHVSDLKFWESSVVPLYGINAIPTNILVDPAGKIIAANLRGNQLEKKLAEVLK from the coding sequence GTGTACCTCGAAGAAGTGATGGAAAACTCCACCAAAATCGTGGATACTGCGGCCGTTAAAGACGCGTCCGGAAAGATCACCCTCGAAGGCATGGTGCCCGAACAAGGCCTCTACGCCATCCGGTTCGAAAGCGGAAAATATATCTTCCTCGCCCTCGATGCAGGCGATATGAGCATCACCGGCGATTATAACGAACTGGAAAAAATCCAGGTGAAAGGCTCCGATGCCACCACCGAGATCCAACAGTTGCTGAAATATTATAGCGAGAAATCGCAGACGCTGAGCAAGGAAATGCAGGCGTTCGACAGTATGCGCATCGCCAAAACGCCCGACAGCGTCCTCAATGCGCGCCGCGCCGCCATGGACCAGGAAACCAAAAACTTCCGGGAACATTTCCTCGCCGCCGCCCGCGCTTCCAAAAACCCCGTTCCCGCGGTTTTCGCCATGGAGCTGGCCGGTTTTGAAGACGCCGCCGATCGCGTTGCCCATAAAAAAGATTTCCAGGACATCGCCAAACGATTCCCTGAAAACGGCTTCGTGAAAAACACCCTCGCCGGCCTCGAAACCCTTGAAAAAGGCGGCGCCAAAGAAGCCGCCGAAGGCCCTGCTGCCATGGTAGGACAGGTTGCCCCCGACTTCGTGCTCCCCGACCCCGCAGGCAAACAGATCAAACTCAGCTCCTTCAAAGGGAAATTCGTACTGGTCGATTTCTGGGCCAGCTGGTGCGGCCCCTGCCGCCAGGAAAACCCCAATGTCGTAGCGGCTTTCAATCAGTATAAAGACAAAAACTTCACCATCCTCGGCGTTTCGCTCGACAAGGAAAAAGGCGCCTGGATGAAGGCCATCTCCGACGACCAGCTCGCCTGGACGCACGTGAGCGACCTCAAATTCTGGGAATCTTCCGTAGTGCCGCTGTACGGCATCAACGCCATCCCCACCAACATCCTGGTAGACCCCGCCGGCAAGATCATCGCTGCCAACCTGCGCGGTAACCAACTGGAAAAGAAACTGGCTGAAGTGTTGAAATAA
- a CDS encoding SusD/RagB family nutrient-binding outer membrane lipoprotein: MRKLNIKNVALAVTIAVTAAGCGKFLDVNESPNQPLVADVKLLLPSGQAATAHVLSNQFGITGGIWAQYWTQNPFSSQYRNNDRYNLQPSTSNNSWAILYAGALQDYKRVIENAGSLTQHAAIAYVMKAYTYQMITDAWGDVPVKDALNEGVSLNIPYQSQKVVYDSIQLWLDRGLAMLNPASPNKVGSEDVVFQGNINQWIRFANTLKLRAYLRISAIDGTRAEAGVRALAGKPLLASSAMIQYATSGGNENPLFSEILGLGRTQNLVASNTFLDAMKENNDPRLAQLYTKVTWDGVEDTIVGGPQGDFGSSPDFDYSYPSAATGGLGADNNSALAPVVLISEAESYFLQAEARARGWFTTGSAQTLFNDGITASFEANKIGSEAAAYIASAPDAQWPGTLADQVKAIITQKYYAMNGWQTFEAWTEWRRTGYPDFFTLSVNQRLGGKFPVRLPYPETEANTNGSFKDVKHRPNSERLWWDIAE; this comes from the coding sequence ATGAGAAAATTGAATATAAAGAATGTAGCGTTAGCTGTTACGATAGCCGTGACAGCGGCAGGCTGCGGTAAGTTCCTGGATGTGAACGAAAGTCCCAACCAGCCATTGGTGGCGGATGTAAAACTCCTGCTGCCTTCCGGACAGGCGGCAACGGCACACGTGCTCTCCAACCAATTCGGTATTACAGGTGGTATTTGGGCGCAGTATTGGACGCAGAACCCGTTCTCCAGCCAGTACCGTAACAACGATCGTTATAACCTCCAACCATCTACTTCCAACAATTCCTGGGCTATTTTGTATGCAGGCGCCCTGCAAGATTACAAACGGGTGATCGAGAATGCAGGCAGCCTTACCCAGCACGCGGCAATCGCGTATGTGATGAAGGCTTACACCTACCAGATGATCACCGACGCCTGGGGAGATGTACCTGTAAAGGATGCGCTTAACGAAGGCGTTAGCCTGAACATCCCGTATCAGTCGCAGAAAGTTGTTTACGACAGCATTCAATTGTGGCTCGATCGTGGTCTTGCTATGCTGAACCCTGCCAGCCCCAACAAGGTAGGAAGCGAAGACGTGGTTTTCCAGGGTAATATCAACCAGTGGATCCGTTTCGCCAACACCTTGAAGCTGCGTGCTTATCTCCGCATCAGCGCTATCGACGGAACGCGCGCAGAGGCCGGTGTAAGAGCTTTGGCAGGCAAACCGCTGCTGGCCTCTTCCGCTATGATCCAGTACGCTACCTCCGGTGGTAACGAGAACCCCCTGTTCTCCGAAATCCTCGGTCTTGGCAGAACCCAGAACCTCGTAGCCAGCAATACTTTCCTGGATGCCATGAAGGAGAATAATGACCCCCGCCTGGCCCAACTCTATACCAAGGTAACCTGGGACGGAGTTGAGGACACTATCGTGGGCGGCCCTCAGGGTGACTTCGGTAGCTCTCCGGATTTCGATTATTCCTATCCCAGCGCCGCTACCGGTGGCCTCGGTGCCGATAACAATTCCGCGCTTGCTCCCGTAGTACTGATCTCCGAAGCAGAAAGCTATTTCCTGCAAGCGGAAGCCCGTGCCCGCGGCTGGTTCACTACCGGCAGCGCACAAACGCTCTTCAATGATGGCATCACGGCTAGTTTTGAAGCCAATAAGATCGGTTCAGAAGCCGCAGCGTACATCGCAAGCGCGCCAGATGCCCAATGGCCTGGTACACTGGCCGACCAGGTAAAGGCGATCATCACCCAGAAATACTATGCCATGAATGGATGGCAGACCTTCGAAGCCTGGACTGAATGGCGCCGTACCGGTTATCCCGACTTCTTCACGCTGTCGGTAAACCAACGCCTGGGCGGAAAGTTCCCCGTTCGTTTGCCTTATCCTGAAACGGAAGCCAATACCAACGGTTCATTTAAAGACGTAAAACACAGACCGAACAGCGAACGCCTCTGGTGGGATATCGCCGAATAA
- the gatB gene encoding Asp-tRNA(Asn)/Glu-tRNA(Gln) amidotransferase subunit GatB: MSASIDYNKYEAVIGLEVHAQLLTVSKLFASDSAAFGGQPNTHISPVTLGHPGTLPFMNKKAVELAIRLGFACHCRIEQENFFARKNYFYPDLPKGYQISQHTAPICVGGHVPIFVDGTARNVQLNRIHLEEDAGKSIHDQDPHNTLIDYNRAGVPLVEIVTEPDLSSADEAYAYLTELRRLVRWLDVCDGNMEEGSMRCDANVSIRLKGETTLGTKVEVKNMNSIRNVKRAIENEIKRQIELVETGGTIVQETRSFDASNGSSFSLRSKEEANDYRYFPEPDLAPFRLTEAFLDQVRRSLPELPEEKVTRYTSQLGLREYDARVICDDRETTVYFEALMAETPHAQAASNWMLGPVKSWLNERNAGISDFPLTPSALAALIALIHDGKVNFSIASSRILPAMIEQPGQTPLEVATALNLIQETDAGSILPVIDEVLARFPAKVAEFRSGKKGLIGMFVGEVMKMSGGKADPKLTNELLLKRLNG, encoded by the coding sequence ATGAGTGCGAGCATCGATTATAACAAATATGAAGCGGTAATAGGCCTGGAAGTGCATGCCCAACTGCTGACAGTCAGCAAATTATTCGCCAGCGACTCCGCCGCTTTCGGCGGGCAGCCCAACACGCATATCAGTCCTGTTACACTGGGGCACCCCGGCACCCTGCCCTTCATGAACAAAAAGGCGGTAGAACTGGCCATCAGGCTCGGTTTTGCCTGTCATTGCCGCATCGAGCAGGAAAACTTCTTCGCCCGGAAGAACTATTTCTACCCCGATCTCCCGAAAGGATACCAGATCAGCCAGCACACCGCCCCCATCTGCGTAGGCGGCCATGTGCCCATTTTCGTGGACGGGACCGCCCGGAATGTCCAGCTCAACCGCATCCATCTCGAAGAAGACGCCGGAAAATCCATCCACGACCAGGACCCTCATAACACCCTCATCGACTATAACCGCGCCGGCGTTCCCCTCGTGGAGATCGTTACGGAGCCCGACCTCAGCTCGGCAGACGAAGCCTACGCCTACCTCACCGAGCTCCGCCGGCTCGTTCGCTGGCTCGATGTGTGCGACGGCAACATGGAAGAAGGCTCCATGCGCTGCGACGCCAACGTTTCCATCCGCCTCAAAGGCGAAACCACGCTCGGCACCAAGGTGGAAGTGAAGAACATGAACTCCATCCGCAACGTGAAGCGCGCTATCGAGAACGAGATCAAACGGCAGATCGAGCTCGTGGAAACCGGGGGCACCATTGTCCAGGAAACCCGCAGCTTCGACGCTTCCAACGGCAGCTCGTTTTCCCTCCGTTCCAAGGAAGAAGCCAACGACTACCGGTATTTCCCGGAGCCAGACCTGGCGCCTTTCCGCCTGACGGAAGCTTTCCTCGACCAGGTTCGCCGCTCGCTGCCGGAGCTTCCCGAAGAAAAAGTGACCCGTTATACCAGCCAGCTGGGCCTTCGTGAATACGATGCCCGCGTGATCTGCGACGACCGCGAAACCACCGTGTATTTCGAAGCCCTCATGGCCGAAACGCCCCACGCACAGGCCGCCTCCAACTGGATGCTCGGCCCCGTGAAATCGTGGCTCAACGAGCGCAATGCCGGTATTTCCGACTTCCCCCTCACCCCTTCCGCCCTCGCCGCGCTCATTGCGCTGATCCACGACGGCAAGGTAAACTTCTCCATCGCTTCCTCCCGCATCCTGCCCGCCATGATCGAACAACCCGGCCAAACACCGCTGGAAGTGGCCACCGCCCTCAATCTCATCCAGGAAACCGATGCCGGCAGCATTCTCCCGGTCATCGATGAAGTGCTGGCCAGATTCCCGGCAAAAGTGGCGGAATTCCGCTCCGGAAAAAAAGGCCTGATCGGGATGTTCGTTGGCGAAGTGATGAAAATGAGCGGCGGAAAGGCTGACCCGAAATTAACTAACGAGTTGCTGCTCAAGCGCCTCAACGGTTAA